A genome region from Deinococcus betulae includes the following:
- the mqnP gene encoding menaquinone biosynthesis prenyltransferase MqnP, translating to MSDGAARVKTYLDLVKFEHTVFALPFAYAGMLLASMQTRGSGWPGWEVLLWVTVAMAAARTAAMGANRVIDRYIDARNPRTAGREVPSGKVKPAQAWALVLVSLGLMAFAAAQLNPLCLALMPVAVIFLIGYPYTKRFTWLCHAWLGVTDGAAAAGGWIAVTGEFAPPAWVLWAVVIFWMIGLDVIYATMDRDFDVANGIRSIPARFGIPRALRIAALSHGLTFALLLVVGAVTGASVWYYLAALVMGGILLYEHRIVNPQDLARVNVAFFDANMWLALTMLAGVILDVTWRTLT from the coding sequence GTGAGTGATGGCGCAGCCCGCGTAAAAACCTACCTGGACCTGGTGAAATTCGAGCACACGGTATTTGCCCTGCCGTTTGCCTACGCCGGGATGCTCCTGGCCAGCATGCAAACGCGCGGGAGCGGGTGGCCTGGCTGGGAGGTTCTGTTGTGGGTCACCGTGGCGATGGCGGCGGCCCGCACCGCCGCGATGGGTGCCAACCGGGTGATTGACCGCTACATCGACGCCCGCAATCCGCGCACGGCCGGGCGTGAAGTGCCCAGCGGCAAGGTCAAACCTGCGCAGGCCTGGGCGCTAGTGCTGGTCAGTCTGGGCCTCATGGCTTTTGCCGCCGCGCAGCTCAATCCGCTGTGCCTGGCCCTGATGCCTGTCGCCGTCATCTTCCTGATTGGTTATCCCTACACCAAGCGCTTTACCTGGCTGTGCCACGCCTGGCTGGGCGTGACCGACGGTGCGGCGGCGGCGGGCGGCTGGATTGCCGTGACCGGGGAGTTTGCGCCGCCGGCCTGGGTGCTGTGGGCCGTGGTGATTTTCTGGATGATTGGTCTGGACGTGATCTACGCCACGATGGACCGCGATTTCGATGTGGCCAACGGTATTCGCAGTATTCCGGCCCGCTTTGGGATTCCTAGGGCGCTGCGCATCGCGGCCCTCAGCCACGGTCTGACATTTGCCCTGCTCCTGGTGGTCGGTGCGGTCACGGGCGCGAGTGTGTGGTACTACCTGGCGGCGCTGGTGATGGGCGGCATTCTGCTGTACGAACACCGCATCGTGAATCCGCAGGACCTGGCGCGCGTGAACGTGGCCTTTTTTGACGCCAACATGTGGCTGGCCCTGACCATGCTGGCCGGTGTCATTCTGGACGTGACGTGGCGCACCCTGACCTGA